One genomic region from Kamptonema formosum PCC 6407 encodes:
- a CDS encoding TIGR03936 family radical SAM-associated protein yields the protein MPVAVEKLLTPEIKQPARYLGNELGAVHKPWDTATVRWVLTYPEVYEVGASNLGHIILYNILNTVPRQLCDRAYLPAADLAAKLRATQTPLFAVESKRSLTDFDILGFSLSYELGATNILEMLDLAGIPLTWKERGDGGEGGDGGVKSSLSSPSSPPSPSSPSSPPSPSSPSWPLIFAGGQTATSNPEPYANFFDFIALGDGEELLPEIGLVLELGKANNLSREELLLDLAQIPGVYVPQFYEMATDGSVYPTRPDVPERILRRVATPIPAYSIGLVPYVETVHDRLTIEIRRGCTRGCRFCQPGMLTRPARDVEPEQVADAIEQGMRATGYNEFSLLSLSCSDYLALPALGLEIKNRLKDENITLSLPSQRVDRFDENIANILGGTRQGSLTFAPEAGTQRMRDIINKGLTNEELLRGVKTAFEQGWDKIKLYFMIGLPGETDVDVIGIAETIRWLHQECRASGRRRLNFTLTISNFTPKPHTPFQWHSVSTAEFERKQALLKAEFRGMKGVKVNFTDVRISAMEDFIGRGDRRLAPVVRRAWELGAGMDAWWESLDRAFGAWTQAIAESGLSWKYRLVDNGEWNVMEGEVTPPSQCIDPPEAGVTKASFEDKVSSPPALDRPLPWDHIDTGIDKVWLKTDLQRALEAATVPDCSFEGCSHCGVCGTDFGHNIVVVPPSIPPFAGHFVPNQERKQRLRVWFGKLGDLALVSHLDLVRLFDRALRRSSLPISFTGGFRPSPRISPANALPLGATSSGEIVDFELTQLVDVAFFREKLAANLPENIPIYKIEEVDVKAPSATQLLTQAEYLITVGLVRSPEDLEGKGKFPQPQPRWADWVEEIKAATAFWREQTSKSGKVQSVNLRDRLQELELVPALSNSPNSCETNSEITLLRCIGSCRNDGTIMRPEHIIYMLEQVSPQEIQLLSTHRNQLILS from the coding sequence GTGCCAGTTGCAGTAGAGAAATTACTTACCCCAGAAATCAAGCAGCCTGCCCGTTATTTAGGAAACGAATTAGGAGCAGTACATAAGCCTTGGGATACCGCAACCGTGCGTTGGGTCTTAACATACCCCGAAGTCTATGAAGTAGGTGCTTCTAACTTAGGGCATATCATCCTGTACAACATTTTAAATACAGTACCCAGGCAACTATGCGATCGCGCCTACTTGCCAGCAGCAGACTTAGCGGCAAAACTTAGAGCGACACAAACCCCCCTATTCGCCGTCGAGTCCAAGCGATCGCTCACAGACTTTGATATTCTCGGCTTTAGCCTCAGCTACGAACTAGGAGCCACCAATATCTTAGAAATGCTTGATTTAGCAGGCATTCCTTTGACTTGGAAAGAGCGAGGAGATGGGGGAGAGGGGGGAGATGGGGGAGTTAAATCCTCCCTATCCTCCCCATCCTCCCCACCTTCCCCATCCTCCCCATCCTCCCCACCTTCCCCATCCTCCCCATCCTGGCCCCTAATCTTCGCCGGTGGACAAACAGCAACATCTAATCCCGAACCCTACGCCAACTTTTTCGACTTCATCGCCTTGGGAGACGGGGAAGAACTACTTCCTGAAATTGGTTTAGTCCTAGAATTGGGCAAAGCTAATAACTTGAGCCGCGAAGAATTACTGCTAGATTTAGCTCAAATTCCCGGCGTATACGTCCCCCAATTCTACGAAATGGCAACAGATGGCTCCGTGTACCCCACAAGGCCAGATGTTCCCGAACGAATTTTGCGGCGGGTAGCAACTCCTATACCAGCCTACTCCATCGGCTTAGTGCCCTACGTCGAGACAGTACACGATCGCCTCACCATCGAAATTCGCCGGGGTTGCACTCGCGGATGTCGTTTTTGTCAACCGGGAATGTTAACTCGTCCCGCTAGGGATGTCGAACCCGAACAAGTTGCAGATGCGATCGAACAAGGCATGAGAGCCACAGGATATAACGAATTTTCGCTTTTATCCCTGAGTTGTTCCGACTATTTAGCACTACCAGCACTAGGCTTAGAAATCAAAAATCGCCTCAAAGACGAAAATATCACCCTATCTTTACCTAGCCAGCGGGTAGACAGATTTGACGAAAATATCGCTAACATCCTGGGTGGTACGCGACAAGGTAGCTTGACTTTTGCCCCGGAAGCTGGCACTCAGCGGATGCGGGATATTATCAATAAAGGTTTGACCAACGAAGAACTATTGCGAGGTGTTAAAACTGCCTTTGAGCAAGGCTGGGACAAGATCAAGTTGTATTTTATGATCGGCTTGCCTGGAGAAACGGACGTTGATGTAATTGGTATTGCGGAGACAATTCGCTGGCTACATCAGGAATGTAGAGCATCTGGGCGCAGACGGTTAAATTTTACCTTGACCATTTCTAACTTTACGCCCAAGCCTCACACTCCCTTTCAGTGGCACTCAGTCTCTACCGCTGAGTTCGAGCGCAAACAAGCCTTACTGAAGGCAGAATTTCGGGGAATGAAAGGGGTTAAGGTAAATTTTACCGATGTGCGGATTTCCGCGATGGAAGACTTTATCGGTAGGGGCGATCGCCGCTTAGCCCCAGTTGTCCGCCGCGCCTGGGAATTAGGCGCAGGAATGGATGCTTGGTGGGAAAGTTTAGACCGTGCTTTTGGCGCTTGGACGCAGGCGATCGCAGAATCTGGATTAAGCTGGAAATACCGCCTAGTAGATAATGGGGAATGGAATGTGATGGAAGGTGAGGTCACGCCGCCATCCCAGTGCATTGACCCCCCAGAGGCAGGCGTTACCAAGGCAAGTTTTGAGGATAAAGTTTCTTCACCTCCCGCTCTCGATCGCCCCCTACCTTGGGATCATATAGATACAGGCATTGACAAAGTTTGGCTGAAAACTGACTTGCAACGAGCCCTAGAAGCAGCTACAGTTCCCGACTGTTCCTTTGAAGGCTGTTCCCACTGTGGTGTCTGCGGGACAGATTTCGGTCATAACATTGTTGTTGTGCCTCCCTCGATTCCTCCCTTTGCAGGTCATTTCGTCCCCAACCAAGAGCGCAAACAGCGCTTGCGGGTGTGGTTTGGTAAGCTGGGCGATCTGGCTTTAGTCAGTCATCTGGATTTGGTAAGATTATTTGACCGCGCTCTGCGGCGCTCTTCCTTGCCGATTTCCTTTACTGGCGGATTTCGTCCTAGTCCCCGGATTTCTCCAGCTAATGCCTTACCTTTGGGCGCTACCAGTAGCGGTGAAATTGTGGACTTTGAGCTGACTCAACTTGTAGACGTGGCGTTTTTTCGAGAAAAACTGGCAGCTAATTTACCCGAAAATATTCCCATTTACAAAATTGAAGAGGTTGATGTCAAAGCTCCCTCCGCTACCCAGTTATTGACGCAGGCCGAGTATTTGATTACAGTAGGTTTAGTGCGATCGCCAGAGGATTTAGAAGGTAAGGGCAAATTTCCACAACCTCAGCCCCGATGGGCAGATTGGGTAGAGGAAATTAAAGCAGCTACGGCTTTTTGGCGGGAGCAAACCTCAAAGTCTGGCAAGGTGCAAAGCGTCAATTTGCGCGATCGCCTGCAAGAATTGGAACTTGTACCTGCATTGAGTAACAGCCCAAATAGCTGCGAAACTAACTCTGAAATTACCCTCCTTCGCTGCATCGGCAGTTGCCGTAACGACGGCACTATAATGCGACCAGAGCATATCATCTATATGCTCGAACAAGTCAGCCCGCAGGAAATTCAACTCCTTTCCACCCACCGTAACCAGCTCATCCTTAGCTAG
- a CDS encoding STAS domain-containing protein has product MHAVLAREPITVISPQSYLNAVTVGEFHSQLNAAFANPGLSTLLVNLEKVEFLDSSGLLALVSGLKRAKSLNKRFSICSVPPAIRMIFELSQLDQVFEIFEMGAGFETAIANNHSH; this is encoded by the coding sequence ATGCACGCAGTTCTTGCCCGCGAACCAATTACAGTGATCTCTCCCCAGAGCTACCTGAATGCAGTCACCGTTGGAGAATTTCACAGCCAATTAAACGCAGCTTTTGCCAATCCGGGGCTTTCGACCTTGCTAGTCAATCTCGAAAAAGTAGAATTTTTAGACAGTTCCGGCTTGCTGGCATTGGTTTCCGGGCTCAAAAGAGCCAAGAGCTTAAATAAAAGATTTAGCATTTGTTCAGTTCCCCCTGCCATTAGGATGATCTTTGAACTCAGCCAACTCGACCAAGTTTTCGAGATTTTCGAGATGGGTGCTGGCTTTGAAACTGCGATCGCAAACAACCATAGCCATTAA
- a CDS encoding pyridoxal phosphate-dependent aminotransferase: MQFAKRLEKIPPYLFAEIDRKRDELVAKGVDIINMGVGDPDKPTPAHIVQAMQEAIADSSTHNYPPYQGTKDYRQAVVAWMERRFGVKDLNPDTEVVSSIGSKESIHNTFLAFVEPGDYTLISDPGYPVYRTSTIFAGGEPYPMALTAANGFLPDLSAIPEEVATKAKLMWINYPNNPTGAIATLADFEKLVAYCKKYDILLCHDHAYSEMAYDGYKPPSVLEVEGAKDIAIEFHSLSKSYNMTGWRVGFVVGNATGIKGLGQVKTNVDSGVFKAIQRAAIAAYSTTEAELQAVMSVYQKRRDIIVKGLQSLGWPIEPPKATLYVWAPVPKGYTSTEFVSLLLEKCGIIVPPGNGYGAAGEGFFRIALTVADERMYEAIERMKEAGIRYS; the protein is encoded by the coding sequence ATGCAGTTTGCCAAGCGCTTAGAAAAAATACCGCCTTATCTGTTTGCTGAGATTGACCGAAAACGGGATGAGCTTGTCGCCAAAGGGGTTGATATCATTAATATGGGAGTTGGCGACCCTGACAAGCCTACTCCGGCTCATATTGTCCAGGCAATGCAGGAGGCGATCGCAGACTCTTCTACTCATAATTATCCTCCCTACCAAGGTACGAAAGATTATCGGCAAGCGGTGGTAGCGTGGATGGAACGCCGATTTGGAGTTAAAGATTTAAACCCTGACACGGAAGTTGTTTCTTCCATTGGTTCTAAAGAGTCGATCCACAACACTTTTTTGGCTTTTGTGGAACCGGGAGACTACACCCTGATTTCTGACCCTGGTTATCCAGTATATCGCACATCGACGATTTTTGCGGGGGGCGAACCCTATCCGATGGCGCTGACAGCGGCGAATGGATTTTTGCCAGATTTGAGTGCGATTCCTGAAGAGGTAGCGACTAAGGCTAAGTTGATGTGGATTAACTATCCTAACAACCCAACTGGTGCGATCGCAACTTTGGCAGATTTCGAGAAGTTGGTAGCCTATTGCAAAAAGTACGATATTTTGCTCTGCCATGACCACGCTTATTCGGAGATGGCTTACGATGGTTATAAGCCGCCGAGTGTGTTAGAAGTTGAGGGTGCAAAGGACATAGCAATTGAATTTCACAGCTTGTCTAAATCTTACAATATGACTGGCTGGCGCGTTGGTTTTGTAGTCGGAAATGCAACAGGAATTAAAGGATTAGGTCAAGTTAAGACTAATGTAGATTCAGGAGTTTTTAAGGCAATTCAACGAGCTGCGATCGCAGCCTATTCGACTACGGAAGCCGAATTACAAGCGGTGATGTCAGTTTATCAAAAACGCCGTGACATTATCGTTAAAGGTTTGCAATCTTTAGGTTGGCCGATTGAGCCACCGAAGGCTACGCTTTATGTGTGGGCCCCTGTACCCAAGGGTTATACTTCAACTGAATTTGTCAGTTTGTTGTTAGAGAAGTGCGGGATTATTGTGCCTCCTGGGAATGGTTACGGTGCAGCGGGTGAAGGATTTTTTCGTATTGCTTTGACGGTTGCTGATGAGCGGATGTATGAGGCAATTGAGCGGATGAAAGAAGCTGGAATTCGCTATTCTTGA
- a CDS encoding response regulator transcription factor — protein sequence MSARLLLVDDEPGLREAVQAYLEDSNFNVDVASNGREGWELLQKNPPDLVISDIMMPQVDGYQFLSQMREDPRFKAMPVVFLTAKGMTTDRIQGYQAGCDAYISKPFDPDELVAIVTNLLVRRAAAKESGENTETPDITALANQMARIESFLTGRSAIAQSPSPIKIDLTPREQSVLDLVAQGLMNKEIARRLETSVRNVEKYVSRLFTKTGTNSRTELVRYALEHGLTK from the coding sequence ATGTCAGCACGACTGTTATTAGTAGATGACGAGCCTGGATTGCGGGAAGCAGTACAAGCTTACTTGGAAGATAGCAACTTTAATGTTGACGTTGCCAGCAATGGGCGCGAGGGATGGGAACTACTGCAAAAAAATCCCCCTGATTTAGTAATTTCTGACATCATGATGCCCCAAGTTGACGGCTATCAATTTCTTTCGCAAATGCGCGAAGACCCTCGATTTAAGGCAATGCCAGTCGTGTTTTTGACCGCTAAAGGGATGACAACAGACCGCATCCAAGGTTATCAGGCTGGTTGCGACGCTTATATTTCCAAACCTTTTGACCCTGATGAGCTCGTGGCAATTGTCACCAATTTGTTAGTACGGCGGGCCGCCGCCAAGGAGTCTGGCGAAAATACAGAAACTCCTGATATTACAGCTTTGGCGAATCAGATGGCGAGAATAGAGTCATTCTTGACAGGACGCTCTGCGATCGCGCAATCTCCATCACCAATTAAAATAGATTTAACTCCGCGAGAACAAAGCGTTTTAGATTTAGTCGCCCAAGGCTTAATGAATAAGGAAATAGCCCGTCGCCTAGAAACCAGCGTTCGCAATGTAGAAAAGTACGTTAGCCGCCTATTCACTAAAACTGGTACCAATAGCCGCACCGAGTTAGTCCGCTACGCTCTCGAACATGGCTTAACTAAATAG